The genomic region CTCGTCGTCCCGCTCTCGATCATCGGGGTCGTGATCGGATTGCTGCTTACCAACTCCGCGCTGGAGTTTATGGCGATCCTTGGTCTGCTGTCGCTGTCGGGGCTCCTGATCAAGAATGCGATCGTGCTGGTCGATCAGATGGATCTCGAAATCCGCGAAGGAAAACCGCGCTATGATGCGGTTATCGATTCCGCTGCCAGTCGTGTCCGGCCCGTGGCGATGGGTGCGATCACGACGGTCCTCGGGGTGATCCCGCTATTCGCAGATGCCTTCTTCCGATCGATGGCGGTCGTGCTGGTTTTCGGTCTGAGCTTCGCCACATTGCTCACCCTGGTGCTGATTCCGGTCCTCTATCTGCTGTTCTTCCGGATCAGTCGCGATGAAACCGCAGATGCGGAGGTCGAGGCATGAAGCGCTTCCTCGCAGCAACGATGATGCCAGCGATACTGGCGGCAGCGCTGTCGGGCTGCGCGAGCTTCAGCAATGCGACTGGCGAAGCATCGGGCATTGCAGATTCCAACCTGCCGCCGGTCCCTGAACGCTGGATCATGGCGCAGGAAACGGTTGGCGACGTGCATGTTGGCTGGATCGACGCGTTTAACGATCCTGTGCTCTCGGAACTGGTTGCCGAAGCGCAAGCAAAGAACCGCAGCCTGCAGGCCACAGCCGCAGCCGTTGCGCGGGCCTATGCCTTGCTGCGCCAGTCGCAGTCGCAACTCTATCCAACGCTAGACGCAACCGCAGGAGCGGCACGCAGCGGACCGTTAGAAGGCGGACCGACCGGCAACGCTTTTAGCCTTGGCGTGCAATCCAGCTGGGAAGTGGATGTCTGGGGCCGGGTCCGGTCCGACGTTGAAGCCGCCCGGCAAAGTGCCCGCGCGCTAGAGGCCGACTATCGCTTTGCCCAGCATTCACTCGCAGCAGCGGTCGCCCGGACCTATTTCGTCGCGATTGAAGCGCGTATGCAGATCCGTGTCGCCCAGGATATTGTCGACGCCCTGACCGAGATCGACCGGATCGTGCAGGTGCGCTTTGAGAATGGCTATGCGAACGCACAGGATGCTGCGCTGGCGCGCACAGACCTGGAGAGCGCGCGCGATTCCCTGCTCAGCGCACAGCTTGGCGAACGCGATGCGATCCGGGCGCTGGAAGTGCTGCTCGGTCAATATCCTGATACCGATCTCGAATTCCCCAATCGATTGATGCGCGAGCCGCCACCGCCGCCCGCCGGACTCCCCTCACAGCTGCTCGAACGCAGGCCGGATATTATTGCTGCCGAACGCCGCATTGCAGCGGCGATTGCCGGTGTCGACCAGGCTCAGGCCGCACGCCTCCCGCAAATCAGCCTCACTGGATCGCTCGGTGGTGCGTCAAATGAATTGTCAGACTTGTTAGATCCTGTAAACGTGGTGTGGCGCTTGGCCGCCAATCTGCTCGCACCGATATTCGACGGTGGGCGGCGGCAAGCCCAGGTCGACGTCTCCACCGCCGCGCAAGAAGAAGCGGTCGCCAACTATGCGGATCTCGCGCTCAATGCGTTTTCCGAAGTCGAAGGCTTGCTCGATCAGGGCAAGATATTGCGCGAACGCCGGCGCGCGCTCTTGACGTCAGACGAAGCATCCGGCCGGGCGCTCTACATTGCGCAGCTGC from Parasphingopyxis sp. CP4 harbors:
- a CDS encoding efflux transporter outer membrane subunit, producing MKRFLAATMMPAILAAALSGCASFSNATGEASGIADSNLPPVPERWIMAQETVGDVHVGWIDAFNDPVLSELVAEAQAKNRSLQATAAAVARAYALLRQSQSQLYPTLDATAGAARSGPLEGGPTGNAFSLGVQSSWEVDVWGRVRSDVEAARQSARALEADYRFAQHSLAAAVARTYFVAIEARMQIRVAQDIVDALTEIDRIVQVRFENGYANAQDAALARTDLESARDSLLSAQLGERDAIRALEVLLGQYPDTDLEFPNRLMREPPPPPAGLPSQLLERRPDIIAAERRIAAAIAGVDQAQAARLPQISLTGSLGGASNELSDLLDPVNVVWRLAANLLAPIFDGGRRQAQVDVSTAAQEEAVANYADLALNAFSEVEGLLDQGKILRERRRALLTSDEASGRALYIAQLRFDEGENELIDVLNIQQRVFGTRSSLVAIQRSVLTHYIDLSLALGGDWRSPEEG